Proteins co-encoded in one Muntiacus reevesi chromosome 13, mMunRee1.1, whole genome shotgun sequence genomic window:
- the PRR14L gene encoding protein PRR14L isoform X5, giving the protein MQASEELLCMGLPEDGRRDTENVQITAETLLTSTEEVQVMKVHGTKADDNEGLENGRVSQGLSAGCRGHSETDKIMTSAELSESSTLVSLEALNIVDPGLTEATPKEKECEEIRTYPSWLSLLPGNSAISKADSREEELRKLNLVCEADDNHQQDPGHHSERDSSARDSPKATRKVVLTEPSEENSKVSHFTSGLSGPGSRTTSSEKCGLEGDGLPKGSAEKTHNSCLDGNGQSPNLSSREHKQPLNPRSERELFLVNARQPGEDASRHSSGKKETTVFPKENVHDHYCTRGSPHIGCSSSFMPNYFTKAVEGVLEKNDLKITLDVHGSLANDEDHRGTFAEMSHPGPDSEGSHFPSSVRIEESEQTTTLEPSVLTEKTYSRDCESLVRTQSRNLEGRPQLNEASPNVFLIEGKSLVSLMPEDQINSITEMSKLKKDITLLPPSLELDDRPESEIAVQNAQDHGPHLGKQSTSWEVDKFAHDNKLVINKTGSECVLNQVSLNSQTHTKLPTNKEMPVAASGGSRQSQRPPSEDGAGVAAGTHPVPMKTKTKDISPPSDGSCGASSNSSTLNSRLERETEAANSGAGSLHSGLLSNKNEVAALPVEVSVRERQSVPSRDLSSCPCVRKNVPEESRCPAHAALEPSRTTLGIKNCLLTKCEDTFQHIHHHPQGSDSSVESFSCRKNCAGEGDTEDSLPGGETRDETMAGTLNSEAPDQTTQPSKEGPEEKEQDTPRETVFCRCGVSDCVAQEFNQPTNIPSPEKLFGQCPPVFSGVKNVNQATETPKQKADDALSSQGDPGRPSECRGEGNPAEETLGRDQRESPTEPDREASHSLKALPVGSGRNSSTSGRSPTKGGCGSISDCEAPTDGTADMVSTGGSDESSEGFLEGRLSGTLTGGARHARAMLLEASGSTVSQRGAPVTAFVGMIRQDPDFQHAASSASDSLNIKKSCEEKVCRPIEDCEMEVCPDPCVPDIGSIADHEPDVRVLGKINMSFNYVHHEEQVKEASLRETQGTIEGSRLEINLEQDKENTVGISSVELTSSGHQGVDSVPSRSLKSIEIMPLHPLCQKKSGTIINSEETDPPNLFKPIDGEMPFENKNNTVLPEMEGGAARSESDPSKEGSTALRAESSPLTLDAETKVKGEHAAEQQRGPWGQPPAGQESEEMAIREGGLADTPSQVSQTHLKAPRMRGDSEKRPSQKVLSHKEEEQVPQQEAHTVLEQCTASHTLSDEVQEGGDDEPTSETEVTSTKPATGASAVGPQKPTDLTEEGSCHPPRKDTESCTCPGPRTAPRRARDPCSAGREAFHGAFGNTSHRKGALPLKKQPPRTCKKVSCQELVSVGRKMSRIARSAFLKSSSETIPTKAHRFLSSHAMSVPVRPEPETAPARSLVSHVPKPKATPGLPSGGLNVRMPTKELALLSKLSILASRLAPAARTQKLRSRRCSSELLPMAKSYKQLRYRRLLDGFSCSTTQLNPCLAAGDWDRRPNSKPLTLYSLETVKMSFIDLSEKMPSLLFGSETFPVSFHVKLGPECVAESPRTFPEHCAPSRLALGEARWGCSPPPKWTFSFFLAHGCPGMASFREDPGLHDQAGAQPSVPLQDRRATALVQSRGGCSVLGLHTLLALCSPGCYRIWTKKRSCASHTPAMQRFFMTQLTQGLKGLRSPASIADKVFCSLPYSVGRVLSIWSQHGPSACPLEISTLPPSHSKWQSPLGAMSSHTVLPSMPLPGLEAAYSVGGSHMRLEPPFPALVPKSHLVTDSTVSKLLFSASEFPVPGFDELDGVTAACPRPQGSPPEQKEAEPEKRPKKVSQIRIRKTIPKPDPNLTPMGLPRPKRLKKKEFSLEEIYTNKNYKSPPANRCLETIFEEPKERNGTLISISQQKRKRVLEFQDFTVPRKRRARGKVKIAGSFTRAQKAALQSRELDALLIQKLMELETFFAKEEEEQGQPSCC; this is encoded by the exons ATGCAGGCAAGCGAAGAACTTTTGTGCATGGGCCTCCCTGAAGATGGTCGGAGGGACACAG AAAATGTACAAATCACAGCTGAAACTCTTCTGACATCTACTGAGGAAGTCCAAGTTATGAAGGTCCATGGAACTAAGGCGGATGATAACGAAGGACTCGAGAATGGCCGTGTGAGTCAGGGTCTCTCGGCTGGGTGCCGTGGACACTCAGAGACAGACAAAATCATGACCAGTGCTGAGCTTTCAGAGTCCAGCACCTTAGTTTCCCTAGAGGCTTTAAACATTGTGGACCCTGGACTAACAGAAGCAACTCCTAAAGAAAAGGAATGTGAAGAAATAAGAACTTATCCTTCTTGGTTGTCATTGTTACCAGGGAACAGTGCCATTTCCAAAGCGGACAGCAGGGAGGAAGAGTTACGTAAACTAAACCTTGTCTGTGAAGCCGACGACAATCACCAGCAGGACCCTGGCCACCATAGTGAGAGAGACAGTTCTGCACGTGACAGTCCCAAAGCCACGAGAAAGGTGGTTCTAACAGAACCCTCAGAAGAAAATTCTAAAGTTTCCCATTTCACATCAGGCTTATCTGGTCCAGGATCCAGAACAACGTCCTCAGAAAAGTGTGGTCTTGAAGGTGATGGCTTGCCAAAGGGATCCGCTGAAAAGACGCACAATTCCTGTTTGGATGGGAATGGTCAAAGCCCGAACTTGTCTTCTAGAGAACACAAACAGCCTTTGAACCCCAGGAGTGAAAGAGAACTCTTCCTTGTTAATGCCAGGCAACCAGGAGAGGATGCTAGTCGTCACTCTTCTGGAAAAAAAGAGACTACTGTCTTCCCCAAAGAAAATGTCCATGATCACTACTGCACTCGAGGCAGTCCCCATATAGGCTGCTCCAGTTCCTTCATGCCCAATTATTTTACTAAAGCCGTGGAAGGAGTGCTtgaaaaaaatgatttgaaaatcaCTTTAGACGTTCATGGTAGCTTGGCAAATGATGAGGACCACAGAGGAACTTTTGCTGAAATGAGCCATCCAGGCCCAGACTCTGAAGGGAGTCATTTTCCCTCCTCAGTGCGGATTGAAGAATCAGAACAGACAACCACTCTAGAGCCCAGTGTGCTGACTGAGAAGACTTACAGTAGAGACTGTGAGTCCTTAGTCCGTACCCAATCTAGAAATCTAGAAGGCAGACCCCAGTTAAACGAAGCCTCacctaatgtatttttaattgaagggaaaTCCCTTGTGAGTTTAATGCCAGAGGACCAGATCAATTCTATAACTGAGATGTCTAAGCTCAAGAAAGACATTACTCTGTTACCACCATCCCTAGAACTTGATGACAGGCCTGAATCAGAAATAGCCGTACAAAACGCCCAGGACCACGGTCCACATTTAGGTAAACAGAGCACCTCCTGGGAGGTGGATAAATTTGCTCATGACAACAAACTGGTTATAAACAAAACAGGAAGTGAATGTGTTTTAAATCAAGTGTCCCTTAATTCTCAAACCCACACAAAGTTGCCAACCAACAAAGAGATGCCTGTAGCAGCAAGCGGGGGTTCCCGACAGAGCCAGCGCCCTCCATCAGAGGATGGCGCAGGTGTCGCTGCCGGAACCCACCCTGTTCCCATGAAAACAAAGACGAAAGACATCTCTCCACCAAGTGATGGATCCTGTGGTGCCTCTTCAAACAGTTCCACCTTAAACAGCAGACTAGAAAGAGAGACCGAAGCAGCCAATTCGGGAGCAGGTAGTCTGCATTCTGGACTTCTCTCAAATAAGAATGAAGTGGCAGCCTTGCCTGTAGAGGTCTCTGTCCGGGAACGTCAGAGTGTTCCGTCTCGGGATCTCTCTAGCTGCCCTTGTGTGAGGAAAAACGTCCCAGAGGAGAGCAGGTGTCCTGCCCATGCTGCCCTGGAGCCCAGCAGAACTACCCTGGGCATCAAGAACTGTCTGTTAACCAAGTGTGAAGATACCTTTCAGCATATCCATCACCACCCCCAAGGGAGCGACAGCTCTGTGGAAAGCTTTAGCTGTAGAAAGAATTGTGCAGGTGAGGGAGACACTGAAGACAGCCTCCCCGGAGGTGAGACCAGAGATGAAACGATGGCAGGCACGTTAAACAGTGAAGCTCCAGACCAAACCACCCAACCAAGCAAGGAAGGgccagaagaaaaagaacaggacACACCCAGAGAGACTGTGTTCTGTCGATGTGGCGTTTCTGATTGCGTCGCACAAGAATTCAACCAACCCACAAACATTCCAAGTCCTGAAAAATTGTTTGGTCAGTGTCCTCCCGTGTTCTCCGGTGTTAAGAATGTGAACCAAGCAACTGAAACTCCCAAGCAGAAGGCAGATGATGCCCTCAGCTCCCAGGGTGACCCAGGCAGACCCAGTGAATGCAGAGGTGAAGGTAACCCAGCTGAGGAGACACTCGGCCGTGACCAGCGAGAGTCGCCCACAGAGCCTGACAGAGAGGCGAGCCACAGCCTGAAGGCTCTACCCGTTGGTTCAGGCAGAAACAGCTCAACATCTGGCAGGAGCCCCACAAAAGGGGGCTGTGGGAGCATTTCTGATTGTGAGGCGCCCACAGATGGGACAGCAGACATGGTCTCCACAGGCGGTAGTGACGAGTCCTCAGAAGGCTTTCTGGAAGGAAGGCTTTCTGGTACTCTCACTGGGGGTGCAAGGCACGCCAGGGCGATGTTGCTGGAAGCCTCAGGGAGTACGGTGTCCCAGAGGGGAGCACCTGTCACTGCTTTTGTAGGAATGATTCGCCAGGATCCGGATTTCCAACATGCTGCTTCCTCTGCATCAGACTctctcaatattaaaaaatcatgtgAAGAGAAGGTATGCAGACCCATAGAAGACTGTGAAATGGAAGTGTGTCCAGACCCTTGTGTGCCTGACATAGGGTCTATCGCAGATCATGAACCAGATGTGAGAGTATTGGGTAAAATAAATATGTCTTTCAATTATGTTCATCATGAAGAGCAAGTTAAAGAAGCATCTCTGAGAGAAACACAAGGAACAATTGAAGGATCAAGACTCGAAATAAACCTTgagcaagacaaagaaaataccGTTGGAATTTCTTCAGTAGAGTTAACATCTTCTGGACACCAGGGTGTAGACTCTGTACCCTCAAGAAGCCTGAAATCCATCGAGATAATGCCTTTGCACCCATTGTGTCAAAAAAAATCAGGAACAATTATTAATAGTGAAGAAACTGACCCCCCAAACCTTTTTAAGCCAATAGATGGTGAAATGCCTTTTGAGAATAAGAACAACACAGTCCTGCCTGAGATGGAGGGAGGAGCAGCGAGGAGTGAGAGTGATCCTAGCAAAGAAGGCAGCACAGCCCTCAGGGCGGAAAGCTCGCCTTTGACGCTAGATGCAGAAACTAAAGTGAAAGGAGAACACGCTGCAGAGCAGCAGAGGGGGCCATGGGGTCAGCCTCCTGCCGGGCAGGAGTCGGAGGAGATGGCGATCAGGGAAGGTGGTCTCGCTGACACTCCGAGCCAGGTCTCTCAGACCCACCTTAAAGCTCCGAGGATGCGGGGTGACTCGGAGAAACGACCAAGCCAGAAggttctgagccacaaggaagagGAGCAGGTACCTCAACAGGAAGCACACACAGTACTGGAACAATGCACAGCATCTCATACGTTGTCGGATGAGGTGCAGGAGGGTGGCGACGACGAGCCCACCTCAGAGACGGAAGTCACCTCAACAAAGCCGGCCACGGGCGCCTCTGCCGTGGGGCCTCAGAAGCCCACAGACCTGACGGAGGAAGGCTCGTGTCACCCCCCAAGAAAGGACACGGAGTCATGCACGTGCCCCGGCCCCCGCACTGCCCCTCGGAGGGCTCGAGACCCCTGCTCCGCCGGGCGTGAGGCCTTCCATGGTGCCTTTGGGAACACTTCTCACCGGAAGGGGGCGCTGCCCTTAAAGAAGCAGCCCCCCCGAACCTGCAAGAAAGTTTCCTGCCAGGAGCTGGTCTCCGTGGGGAGGAAAATGAGTAGAATCGCACGTTCTGCTTTCCTAAAGAGCTCCTCTGAGACCATCCCCACGaaagcacacagatttctcagttcCCATGCCATGTCTGTACCTGTGCGCCCAGAACCCGAAACAGCCCCTGCCAGAAGCCTTGTGAGCCATGTACCAAAGCCGAAGGCCACCCCAGGCCTGCCCTCGGGGGGCCTGAATGTGCGGATGCCTACCAAAGAATTGGCCTTACTCAGCAAGCTATCCATCCTCGCCTCCAGACTGGCCCCCGCTGCCAGGACCCAGAAGCTGCGGTCTCGGCGGTGCTCCTCGGAACTTCTCCCCATGGCTAAAAGCTACAAGCAGCTCCGATACCGGAGGCTCCTGGACGGCTTCTCCTGCAGCACAACGCAGCTGAACCCATGTCTGGCAGCTGGTGACTGGGACAGGAGGCCTAACAGTAAACCCCTGACGCTTTATTCGCTCGAAACTGTCAAAATGAGCTTCATAGATCTGAGCGAGAAGATGCCATCGCTGCTGTTCGGTTCCGAAACCTTCCCGGTGTCCTTCCATGTGAAGCTGGGCCCTGAGTGCGTGGCTGAGTCCCCCAGGACTTTCCCTGAGCACTGTGCGCCCTCGAGACTCGCCTTAGGAGAGGCCCGCTGGGGCTGTTCTCCACCTCCCAAGTGgaccttctccttcttcctggcCCATGGCTGCCCTGGAATGGCCTCGTTCAGGGAAGACCCCGGCCTCCATGACCAGGCAGGCGCCCAGCCTTCAGTTCCCCTCCAGGACCGCAGGGCCACTGCCCTAGTCCAGAGCAGAGGGGGCTGTTCCGTCCTTGGCCTCCACACGCTCCTAGCGCTCTGCTCCCCGGGATGCTACCGGATCTGGACGAAGAAACGGAGCTGTGCCAGCCACACGCCTGCCATGCAGaggttcttcatgacccagttaacaCAGGGCCTCAAAGGGCTGCGGTCTCCTGCCTCCATAGCTGACAAGGTCTTCTGTTCTCTGCCCTACTCGGTGGGCCGGGTGCTGTCCATCTGGAGCCAGCATGGGCCTTCCGCCTGTCCCTTGGAGATCTCCACCCTTCCACCCTCTCACAGCAAGTGGCAGTCACCTCTGGGCGCCATGAGCAG CCACACCGTATTACCGTCCATGCCTCTTCCGGGCCTGGAAGCTGCTTACAGTGTTGGCGGCAGTCACATGAG GCTGGAGCCTCCATTCCCTGCCTTGGTACCAAAGTCTCACCTGGTAACAGACTCAACTGTCAGCAAGCTCCTGTTCTCAGCCTCCGAGTTCCCGGTTCCAGGGTTTGACGAGCTGGATGGTGTGACGGCCGCCTGCCCCCGACCACAAGGCAGCCCTCCAGAACAGAAAGAG gCTGAGCCGGAGAAGAGGCCGAAGAAAGTCTCACAGATTCGCATCCGGAAAACCATTCCTAAGCCAGACCCTAACCTCACACCCATGGGCCTTCCTCGACCCAAAAG gttaaagaaaaaagagtttAGTTTAGAAGAAATATATACCAACAAGAATTATAAATCTCCTCCTGCAAACAG GTGTTTAGAGACCATTTTCGAGGAGCCTAAGGAACGAAACGGTACACTCATCTCCATCAGCCAACAGAAGAGGAAGCGAGTCCTGGAGTTTCAGGATTTCACAGTCCCTCGGAAGAGGCGTGCGCGCGGAAAGGTCAAGATAGCGGGCAGCTTTACTCGGGCCCAGAAGGCGGCCCTGCAGAGCCGGGAGCTGGACGCACTCTTGATACAGAAACTGATGGAACTGGAGACCTTCTTTGCCAAGGAAGAGGAAGAGCAGGGGCAGCCGTCCTGCTGCTGA